In Bacteroidota bacterium, the genomic stretch CAATATAGCCTGCCAGGGTGCTGGGCCGTACACGATCGGCCAGCGGGGGCTGTGTGGCCGGAGAGGAAAAAGAGCTAGCCATAGCCAAAGGTAGTATCCCGGCAGGGCGAGCGCAAGTAGATTGGCACGCGTGCGTGCCAATCTACTTGCGCAGGCGGATGCGGGGGTCCAGGCGGGTGTAAAGCACATCCACCCCCTCATTGATGGCAATGAAGAGCACCGAGGTACACAGGGCCGAACCCAGCAGCAGGGGGTAGTCATTGGTCAGCAGGGCATCGATTGTAAGCTTGCCAATACCCTGCCAGTGGAAGATGTACTCAATGAAAAAGGTACCGGCCAGCAAGCTGGCCAGCCAGCCGGTCAGGCTGGTGAGCACGGGGTTCAGGCTATTGGGCAGGGCATGGCGGAGTACCACGCGCATCGGGCTAAGGCCCTTGGCACGTGCGGTGCGGATGTAGGGCTGGCGCAGGGTCTCGATCATGCTGTCGCGGCTAATCTGAAACAGGATGGCCAGTGGGCGAATCCCCAGTGTGAGTGCAGGCAGGATGAGCAGCCGCCCCTGCCAGTGGTAGCCCATGCTAAACAGGTCGGGCTCGCGTACGTAGCCGCTGCTGGGCAGCCAGCCCAGGCTGGCGCTAAAGACCCAGATGGCCAGGATGGCCACAAAAAAGCTAGGTGCCGAAATACCCACCAGGCTTACCAGCCCCAGGGCGCGGTCCCACCAGCTGCCTGGGCGGGTGCCCGCCAGGGTGCCCAGGCCAATGCCCACCAGGGCAGCA encodes the following:
- a CDS encoding ABC transporter permease, which gives rise to MRLLALHLSRAAATLLGVVTLLFLLFGLLGDPAEQIAGQRADVATLENIRTELGLDQPLWQQYLGYLNDLSPLAYLSEAARQTGNYRYLPLVGGLVLKAPYLRHSYQSGRPILALYLERLPGTALLALTALAFAALVGIGLGTLAGTRPGSWWDRALGLVSLVGISAPSFFVAILAIWVFSASLGWLPSSGYVREPDLFSMGYHWQGRLLILPALTLGIRPLAILFQISRDSMIETLRQPYIRTARAKGLSPMRVVLRHALPNSLNPVLTSLTGWLASLLAGTFFIEYIFHWQGIGKLTIDALLTNDYPLLLGSALCTSVLFIAINEGVDVLYTRLDPRIRLRK